A genomic region of Deltaproteobacteria bacterium contains the following coding sequences:
- a CDS encoding 4Fe-4S dicluster domain-containing protein: protein MEFEVNAGSFPESQQVINIRRDRCDGCAMCIDVCPTKALSIIENRDRPGKHIVFVAPRLCHGCGLCQATCPKEALFLPGLSPDEIRKYLAMAIKEIQDTQTET, encoded by the coding sequence ATGGAATTCGAGGTCAATGCTGGGTCTTTCCCGGAAAGTCAACAAGTCATCAATATCCGCCGCGACCGCTGCGACGGATGCGCCATGTGTATTGATGTCTGCCCGACAAAAGCGTTAAGCATCATTGAAAATCGGGATCGACCTGGAAAGCATATCGTCTTTGTCGCCCCTCGACTATGTCACGGCTGCGGGCTCTGCCAGGCCACATGTCCCAAGGAGGCGCTCTTCCTGCCCGGCCTCAGTCCGGATGAAATTAGAAAGTATCTCGCTATGGCAATCAAAGAAATTCAAGACACACAGACCGAGACCTGA
- a CDS encoding DNA-directed RNA polymerase subunit omega: protein MARITVEDCLKQADNRFLIVQMAIKRIKQYREGYLPLVQCDNKEVVTALREIAAGKILSVPAAQEEEA, encoded by the coding sequence ATGGCCAGAATTACCGTCGAAGATTGCCTAAAGCAGGCGGACAACCGATTCCTCATCGTCCAGATGGCTATCAAGCGGATCAAACAATACCGCGAGGGATATCTGCCCCTTGTTCAATGCGATAACAAGGAAGTCGTGACCGCTTTGAGAGAGATTGCCGCCGGAAAGATTCTTTCCGTCCCGGCGGCTCAGGAAGAGGAAGCCTAG